The following proteins are co-located in the Dyadobacter chenwenxiniae genome:
- a CDS encoding APC family permease → MSVESVPEKTAFKPTLGLVDATMLVAGSMIGSGIFIVSADITRNTGSVGWLMFVWLITGFMTLTAALSYGELSAMFPKAGGQYIYLKEAYNPLMGFLYGWSFFTVIQTATIAAVAVAFAKFTAYLLPQFSEDIVALDLGFLQITPAQLLSIVVIVLLTFINTRGVNSGKIIQTTFTLTKLLSLLGLIVFGLIFMKPEIWAANWDSATMWDMHKLNVDGSIASYTTIAAFGAIAASMVGSIFSSDSWNNVTFIAGEIKNPQRNIGLSLALGTIIVTVIYLLTNVMYTGVLSLQEIAAADKDRVAVSASHVIFGTSGTIIIAVMIMISTFGCNNGLIMSGARVYYSMAKDGLFFSKVGQLNKNSVPEFGLWIQCVIASLWALSGKYGNLLDMISFVVVVFYMLTIVGIFILRKKRPEIDRPYKAFGYPFLPIIYIVMGIAFCVLLIIYKPEYTWPGLIIVLLGIPVYYMVAKKEIKA, encoded by the coding sequence ATGTCTGTAGAATCCGTCCCGGAAAAAACCGCATTTAAACCCACATTAGGTCTCGTAGACGCAACCATGCTCGTTGCCGGCAGTATGATCGGATCGGGCATTTTTATTGTAAGCGCGGACATTACGCGTAACACCGGGAGCGTGGGTTGGCTCATGTTCGTTTGGTTAATCACCGGTTTTATGACGCTTACGGCCGCATTAAGTTACGGCGAGCTGAGCGCCATGTTTCCCAAAGCCGGTGGCCAGTATATTTATCTCAAAGAAGCCTACAATCCGCTGATGGGTTTTCTTTACGGTTGGAGCTTTTTCACCGTAATCCAAACCGCCACCATTGCAGCCGTTGCAGTGGCTTTTGCCAAATTTACAGCTTATTTATTGCCTCAATTCAGTGAAGACATTGTCGCGCTCGATCTCGGATTTTTACAAATAACGCCCGCCCAGTTACTGTCCATTGTCGTCATTGTGCTGTTAACGTTCATCAATACACGCGGCGTCAACAGCGGCAAAATTATCCAGACCACATTCACGCTCACCAAGTTATTAAGCTTGCTAGGCTTGATCGTTTTTGGTTTAATTTTCATGAAACCGGAGATTTGGGCTGCTAATTGGGACTCGGCGACCATGTGGGATATGCACAAGCTGAATGTTGACGGAAGCATTGCCTCTTACACCACAATCGCCGCTTTCGGCGCCATTGCCGCATCCATGGTCGGCTCTATTTTCAGCAGCGATTCCTGGAATAATGTAACTTTCATTGCAGGAGAAATCAAGAATCCGCAGCGTAACATTGGACTCAGCCTTGCATTAGGAACCATCATTGTGACGGTGATTTATTTGCTGACCAATGTGATGTACACTGGCGTTTTGTCTTTGCAGGAAATTGCGGCTGCTGATAAAGACCGCGTTGCAGTAAGCGCTTCACACGTCATTTTCGGCACTTCGGGAACGATCATTATTGCGGTGATGATCATGATTTCAACATTCGGCTGTAACAACGGCTTGATCATGTCAGGCGCGCGGGTTTATTACTCAATGGCCAAAGACGGTCTGTTTTTCAGCAAAGTAGGGCAGCTTAACAAGAATTCTGTTCCTGAATTTGGGCTTTGGATTCAATGTGTCATTGCGTCACTCTGGGCATTGAGCGGGAAATATGGTAACCTGCTGGATATGATCTCGTTTGTGGTGGTTGTGTTTTACATGCTTACCATCGTCGGGATTTTTATTCTTAGGAAAAAAAGGCCGGAGATTGACAGGCCTTACAAAGCTTTTGGATATCCCTTTTTGCCGATTATTTACATCGTAATGGGCATTGCATTCTGTGTCTTGCTGATTATTTATAAGCCGGAATACACCTGGCCTGGATTGATTATAGTGCTGCTGGGGATTCCTGTTTATTATATGGTTGCTAAGAAAGAGATCAAAGCATAA
- a CDS encoding DUF885 family protein, giving the protein MKIFNHRIFLCLIFLISTTFLPKAFAQNKFNLYEQTSETAGLIIQYGQDTRAIRSFYSPMERGRGGFGAPSSVLNSPEQRKRLREVDQNYLERLAKVDFNAMSIYGKVDYILLKRSIEDDLLTLTKEEKEYNVVKAHFPFADKIYALEKGRRRGATVDGQAVAGQLNDILKEVKTASDAFKKIESIEMPLAERGEEAVSGLKSRLKSTYEFYKGYDPQFSWWVPEPYEALDSALTAYAKTIKSKGKLTTTQKDDNSGIKGVPIGRDELIRQLDAEMISYTPDELIDLANKEFAWCDKELLKASQEMGFGNDWQKAQEKVKNSYVKAGTQPELILKLYDDAKNFITANNLIDYPEIADETWGMQMMTPERQLINPFFLGGRDIIISYPTNTMQHEDKLMSMRGNNPYFSRATVHHELVPGHHLQYYMNSRYKAYRSEFRTPFWTEGWSLYWELLLYDKGFAKTPEERIGMLFWRMHRCARIIFSLNYHLGKWGPQQCIDFLVDRVGHERANAEGEVRRSFEGSYSPLYQVAYHIGGLQILSLKNELVDSGKMTYKDFHDAIMKENNMPIEMVRATLINQPVTRDFKTKWKFYSFK; this is encoded by the coding sequence ATGAAAATTTTCAACCACAGAATTTTCTTGTGCCTTATTTTCCTGATAAGCACCACGTTTCTTCCCAAAGCTTTTGCCCAAAACAAATTCAACCTTTACGAACAAACCAGCGAAACAGCCGGACTGATCATTCAATATGGTCAGGACACGCGCGCGATCCGCTCGTTTTATTCGCCTATGGAACGTGGAAGAGGCGGTTTTGGAGCGCCCAGCAGTGTTCTGAATTCTCCCGAGCAGCGAAAGCGACTGCGGGAAGTGGATCAAAATTATTTGGAAAGACTGGCGAAGGTGGATTTCAATGCCATGAGCATTTATGGAAAGGTGGATTATATTTTGCTCAAAAGAAGCATCGAGGACGATTTACTAACATTGACCAAAGAAGAAAAAGAATACAATGTTGTAAAGGCACATTTCCCTTTTGCCGACAAAATATATGCTCTGGAAAAAGGCCGCCGCCGCGGTGCAACGGTTGACGGACAAGCAGTTGCGGGACAATTGAATGATATTTTAAAAGAAGTAAAAACCGCCTCGGATGCTTTCAAAAAAATAGAAAGCATTGAAATGCCGCTCGCAGAACGCGGTGAAGAAGCAGTAAGCGGCTTGAAGTCCAGACTAAAAAGCACTTATGAATTTTACAAAGGCTATGATCCGCAATTCTCCTGGTGGGTTCCGGAGCCATACGAAGCATTAGACAGCGCATTAACTGCTTATGCCAAAACCATCAAAAGCAAAGGCAAGCTGACCACAACCCAGAAAGACGACAACAGCGGAATCAAAGGCGTTCCCATAGGCCGTGATGAGCTGATCAGGCAGCTGGACGCAGAAATGATCAGTTATACGCCGGATGAACTGATTGATTTGGCCAACAAAGAATTCGCGTGGTGCGATAAGGAATTGCTGAAAGCTTCGCAGGAAATGGGCTTTGGAAATGATTGGCAAAAGGCGCAGGAAAAGGTTAAAAACAGTTATGTAAAAGCAGGAACCCAGCCCGAACTGATCCTGAAACTTTACGATGACGCTAAGAATTTTATCACCGCCAACAACCTGATCGATTATCCCGAAATCGCCGACGAAACCTGGGGAATGCAAATGATGACGCCTGAACGTCAGCTCATTAATCCATTCTTCCTCGGCGGCCGCGACATTATCATTTCCTACCCGACCAACACGATGCAGCATGAGGACAAGCTCATGAGCATGCGCGGAAACAATCCTTATTTCTCACGGGCGACGGTTCATCACGAGCTTGTGCCCGGGCATCATTTGCAATATTATATGAATAGCCGTTACAAGGCCTACCGGAGCGAATTTAGGACGCCGTTTTGGACGGAAGGCTGGTCGCTTTACTGGGAATTGCTGCTGTATGACAAAGGCTTTGCCAAAACACCCGAGGAGCGGATCGGCATGTTATTCTGGCGAATGCACCGTTGCGCGCGGATCATTTTTTCGCTTAACTATCATTTAGGCAAATGGGGCCCGCAACAATGCATTGATTTTTTGGTAGATAGAGTTGGTCACGAACGCGCTAACGCGGAAGGCGAAGTGCGCCGCTCGTTCGAAGGCAGTTACAGTCCGCTTTATCAGGTGGCTTACCACATCGGCGGCTTGCAGATTCTAAGCCTGAAAAATGAACTGGTTGACAGCGGAAAAATGACATACAAAGATTTTCACGATGCCATCATGAAAGAAAACAATATGCCCATTGAAATGGTAAGGGCCACATTGATCAATCAGCCGGTAACACGTGATTTTAAAACAAAGTGGAAATTTTATAGTTTCAAATAA
- a CDS encoding NAD(P)/FAD-dependent oxidoreductase yields MNVTNKGKATIIGGGIMGLTSAYYLLKSGWQVTLIDKGDLSDNCSQGNAGMIVPSHFIPLAAPGMISKGIKWMFDSRSPFYVKPSLDWGLVSWGLKFMKSATPANVERAAPYLRDYHLLSKQLYEDLAKEEGFDFGLEEKGILMLYKTEKAGEEEIHVAKDGQKLGLDIEMLTKEQVQAIEPNIKLDVIGAVHYHCDAHLYPTALFTQLLKYIKSKGAELVLNAKVKGFDIKNGEIKGVQTENKTIEGDLVIMTGGTWLPELSKLAGLSIPVMPGKGYSFMEPNSEHKIEHPALLIEARVAVTPMNGQVRFGGTMELAAVNDNINMNRVEGIVNSIPQYYPELNVAVPAKERIWYGFRPCSPDGLPYLGYSKKLKNLIVAGGHGMMGISLGPATGKMVAELANKSGLSADIKLYNPERYN; encoded by the coding sequence ATGAACGTGACGAACAAGGGAAAAGCCACCATCATTGGCGGCGGGATTATGGGGTTGACATCGGCTTATTATTTGCTCAAAAGCGGATGGCAAGTGACGTTGATTGACAAGGGCGATTTGTCGGACAATTGCTCGCAGGGCAATGCTGGAATGATCGTTCCAAGTCATTTTATTCCGCTGGCGGCTCCCGGTATGATTTCCAAAGGCATCAAATGGATGTTCGATAGCCGAAGCCCATTTTATGTAAAACCTTCTTTGGACTGGGGACTGGTTTCCTGGGGTTTAAAATTCATGAAAAGCGCCACGCCTGCGAATGTGGAGCGTGCAGCGCCTTATCTGCGTGATTATCATTTGCTTAGCAAGCAACTTTATGAAGATCTGGCCAAAGAAGAAGGCTTCGATTTTGGTCTGGAGGAAAAGGGCATTCTCATGCTTTACAAAACGGAGAAAGCCGGAGAAGAAGAAATCCACGTTGCCAAAGACGGTCAGAAACTGGGTTTGGACATTGAAATGCTAACTAAGGAGCAAGTTCAGGCCATTGAACCCAACATTAAGCTGGACGTGATAGGCGCAGTGCATTATCATTGCGACGCCCATTTGTATCCAACTGCATTGTTTACGCAACTTTTGAAATACATTAAATCAAAAGGCGCTGAACTGGTTTTAAATGCGAAGGTGAAAGGTTTTGATATAAAAAATGGTGAAATAAAAGGCGTTCAAACTGAAAACAAAACCATTGAAGGCGACCTCGTCATTATGACCGGCGGAACTTGGCTTCCCGAGCTTTCGAAACTGGCCGGATTATCCATTCCTGTGATGCCTGGAAAAGGTTACTCATTCATGGAGCCTAATTCAGAGCACAAAATCGAGCATCCCGCATTGCTAATCGAAGCCCGCGTTGCAGTTACGCCAATGAACGGACAAGTCCGATTCGGCGGCACGATGGAGCTAGCAGCTGTGAACGACAACATTAATATGAACCGCGTGGAAGGCATTGTGAACTCCATCCCGCAATATTATCCCGAACTGAATGTGGCGGTTCCAGCCAAAGAGCGAATTTGGTATGGTTTCCGTCCGTGCTCGCCAGATGGCTTGCCGTATCTGGGCTACAGCAAAAAACTTAAAAACCTGATCGTCGCGGGCGGCCACGGCATGATGGGCATCAGCCTCGGACCTGCTACGGGCAAGATGGTGGCGGAGCTCGCCAACAAGTCTGGATTGTCGGCGGATATCAAACTTTACAATCCTGAAAGATATAATTAA
- a CDS encoding 4-hydroxyproline epimerase → MRKTFFCIDAHTCGNPVRVVAGGGPLLQGNSMMERRLHFLKEFDWIRKGLMFEPRGHDMMSGSILYPPVDPANDIGVLYIETSGCLPMCGHGTIGTVTIAIQEGLVTPKIPGKLRLETPAGLVLVEYVQEGKRVKSVKLINIKSFLAAENLEVECPELGTLKVDVSYGGNFYAIVDPQENFKGIEHYTADQLISWSRVCRKRMNEKYKFVHPENEHINGLSHFLWAGAVLDKTSTARNAVFYGDKAIDRSPCGTGTSARMAQWHAKGKLKKGDQFIHESIIGSKFTGTVEGEVTIGDKPAIIPGIEGWAVVTGYNTIIIDDEEDPYAFGFQVI, encoded by the coding sequence ATGAGAAAAACATTTTTCTGCATCGACGCACACACTTGCGGGAATCCCGTTCGTGTGGTGGCCGGTGGCGGCCCGCTTTTGCAGGGCAATAGCATGATGGAGCGCAGGCTTCACTTTTTGAAAGAATTTGACTGGATCAGAAAAGGATTAATGTTCGAGCCGCGCGGCCACGACATGATGAGCGGAAGCATTTTATATCCGCCCGTCGATCCCGCAAATGACATTGGCGTGCTCTACATTGAAACCAGCGGCTGCCTCCCGATGTGCGGGCACGGAACCATTGGAACTGTCACCATAGCGATTCAGGAAGGTTTGGTAACCCCGAAAATTCCTGGAAAACTGCGCCTAGAAACGCCTGCCGGATTGGTTTTGGTAGAATATGTGCAGGAAGGCAAAAGGGTGAAATCTGTTAAACTGATCAATATAAAATCATTCTTGGCAGCCGAAAACCTCGAAGTGGAGTGTCCTGAACTGGGCACATTGAAGGTGGATGTTTCCTATGGCGGCAACTTTTACGCAATCGTCGATCCGCAGGAAAACTTCAAAGGAATCGAACATTACACGGCCGATCAGCTGATCAGTTGGAGCCGTGTTTGCCGCAAGCGGATGAATGAGAAATACAAGTTCGTCCATCCTGAAAACGAACATATCAACGGATTAAGCCATTTCCTTTGGGCCGGTGCGGTTTTAGATAAAACTTCAACTGCCCGCAATGCTGTTTTCTACGGAGATAAGGCCATTGACCGTTCCCCCTGCGGAACCGGAACTTCGGCCCGGATGGCGCAATGGCATGCCAAAGGAAAGCTCAAAAAAGGCGATCAGTTCATTCACGAAAGCATTATCGGCTCCAAATTCACGGGAACCGTTGAGGGCGAAGTGACGATAGGAGATAAGCCCGCCATCATTCCAGGCATCGAAGGCTGGGCTGTGGTGACGGGTTATAATACAATCATTATCGACGACGAGGAAGATCCATACGCATTTGGATTTCAAGTGATTTAG
- a CDS encoding aldehyde dehydrogenase (NADP(+)), with translation MTTSKEQLEAILQKSLEAFVIMKKYSIQKRVALMRTIADEIEAIGPELVATAKAESNLPEARLTGEKARTIFQWRSYAEALEKGAPLDASIDTANAERTPPKPDIRKTSIPLGPVAVFGASNFPFAFSTAGGDTTSAIAAGCPVVVKAHPGHPETSQIMADAISRAVAKSNFPEGTFSHVYFETNEESQFLVSHPIIKAVGFTGSYRAGTALAEISAKRPEPIPVFAEMGSVNPVFLLPNKLEASAAELAKQYAGSLTLGVGQFCTNPGIIIAIESPALETFENALEEEIIKIAPSHMLHAGIAESYEKGRKKLTTQPGVEILAVTETEVLEGQGGATVATVHAQTFLSNDALQEEVFGPFALIIKCENIDEVISVGGKLHGQLTATLLATNEDLAANDELIGLVTDKCGRILFNNFPTGVEVCKSMHHGGPFPSSSNVQFTSVGSDAIKRFVRPMSLQNWPDEFLPEELKNANPLGIWRTVNNELTKEAL, from the coding sequence ATGACAACTTCAAAAGAACAACTGGAAGCCATATTGCAAAAGTCTCTCGAGGCTTTTGTGATCATGAAAAAATATTCAATTCAAAAGCGTGTTGCGCTCATGCGGACTATTGCGGACGAGATCGAAGCCATTGGTCCTGAACTCGTTGCAACAGCCAAAGCGGAATCCAACCTGCCCGAAGCACGCTTAACCGGCGAAAAAGCACGGACGATTTTCCAATGGAGAAGTTATGCAGAAGCATTGGAAAAGGGCGCCCCGCTGGATGCCAGCATTGACACAGCAAACGCCGAAAGAACGCCTCCTAAGCCGGATATTCGCAAAACGAGCATTCCGTTGGGACCCGTTGCCGTGTTTGGTGCGAGTAATTTTCCATTCGCATTTTCAACAGCTGGCGGCGACACAACCAGCGCCATTGCGGCCGGTTGTCCGGTTGTGGTGAAAGCGCATCCGGGACATCCCGAAACTTCTCAGATTATGGCCGACGCCATCAGTCGCGCGGTTGCTAAAAGCAATTTCCCGGAAGGCACTTTTTCACATGTTTATTTTGAAACCAATGAAGAGTCGCAGTTCCTGGTAAGCCACCCGATCATTAAGGCGGTTGGTTTTACAGGTTCTTACCGCGCTGGGACTGCATTGGCCGAGATTTCAGCAAAAAGGCCCGAGCCAATTCCTGTTTTTGCCGAAATGGGTAGTGTTAACCCTGTTTTTTTATTGCCAAATAAATTAGAAGCTTCTGCTGCTGAATTGGCAAAGCAATATGCTGGCTCGCTAACATTGGGCGTAGGGCAATTCTGCACCAATCCCGGCATCATCATCGCCATTGAAAGTCCTGCATTGGAAACATTTGAAAATGCATTAGAGGAAGAAATTATAAAAATTGCCCCTTCACATATGCTTCATGCAGGCATTGCAGAAAGCTATGAAAAAGGACGCAAAAAGTTAACCACGCAACCCGGCGTTGAAATCCTTGCAGTCACTGAAACGGAAGTTTTGGAAGGACAAGGCGGCGCGACGGTTGCCACGGTTCATGCGCAAACATTCCTGAGCAACGACGCTTTGCAGGAGGAAGTGTTCGGTCCTTTTGCATTGATCATTAAATGTGAAAACATAGACGAAGTGATTTCTGTGGGCGGAAAGCTGCACGGACAATTAACAGCCACATTATTGGCAACGAACGAAGACCTTGCTGCCAATGATGAGCTGATCGGATTGGTAACCGACAAATGTGGCCGGATCCTGTTTAACAACTTCCCGACGGGTGTTGAAGTTTGCAAATCCATGCACCACGGCGGGCCATTCCCATCGTCGAGCAACGTCCAATTTACTTCGGTTGGTTCAGACGCCATCAAGCGTTTTGTGCGGCCGATGAGCTTGCAGAACTGGCCGGATGAATTTTTACCAGAAGAATTGAAAAATGCCAATCCGCTCGGCATCTGGCGGACGGTTAATAACGAGCTAACGAAGGAAGCTTTGTAA
- a CDS encoding dihydrodipicolinate synthase family protein, producing the protein MNKESWQGVFPALLTPFKSDDSIDFDLFRKNLEVQIEAGVTGAIVSGSLGEASTLTKAEKVELVKYAKSIVAQDFPIVVCIAEQSTAEAVSLAKEAEAAGADGLMVLPPMRYKADDHETVVYFKTIAQSTALPLMIYNNPVDYKIEVTLQMFEQLAEIPNVHAIKESTRDVSNVTRLYNRFGDRFKVFCGVDTLIMEEVMLGCDGVVGGLVDAFPKETVAIFNLVKAGLYKEALAVYRWYLPLLELDIHPKLVQNIKLAATKAGIGSEYVRAPRLVLEGAEREKVLAIIDEAIASQPALPDYLNLSSEVSVA; encoded by the coding sequence ATGAACAAGGAATCCTGGCAAGGTGTATTTCCGGCGTTGCTAACGCCTTTCAAATCAGACGACAGCATTGATTTTGATCTTTTCCGCAAAAATCTTGAAGTGCAGATTGAAGCTGGCGTAACCGGCGCGATCGTTTCGGGCTCACTGGGAGAAGCGAGCACATTGACGAAAGCGGAAAAAGTGGAATTGGTTAAATATGCCAAAAGCATTGTTGCGCAGGATTTCCCGATCGTGGTCTGCATTGCCGAGCAATCCACTGCGGAAGCGGTAAGCCTTGCCAAAGAAGCCGAAGCTGCGGGTGCAGACGGTCTGATGGTGTTGCCTCCGATGCGTTACAAAGCAGACGATCACGAAACGGTTGTTTATTTCAAAACCATCGCGCAAAGCACTGCCTTGCCATTGATGATTTACAACAATCCGGTGGATTACAAAATCGAAGTGACGTTACAAATGTTCGAGCAGCTTGCCGAGATTCCGAATGTGCACGCAATTAAGGAATCAACACGTGACGTAAGCAATGTTACTCGCCTGTACAACCGTTTTGGCGACCGTTTCAAAGTGTTCTGCGGTGTGGATACATTGATTATGGAAGAAGTGATGCTGGGTTGTGACGGCGTTGTGGGCGGTTTGGTTGACGCATTCCCGAAAGAAACCGTTGCTATTTTCAATCTGGTCAAAGCTGGGTTATATAAAGAAGCCTTGGCCGTTTACCGTTGGTATCTTCCTTTGCTCGAACTGGACATTCATCCAAAACTGGTTCAAAACATCAAGCTTGCCGCTACAAAAGCAGGCATAGGCTCGGAATATGTTCGCGCACCAAGACTGGTTCTGGAAGGTGCAGAGCGTGAAAAAGTGCTTGCGATTATTGATGAAGCCATTGCTTCTCAGCCTGCATTGCCAGATTATTTGAATTTGTCTTCGGAAGTTTCTGTTGCATAA
- a CDS encoding DUF3857 and transglutaminase domain-containing protein encodes MRTLLLNVFFACAISFVSLAQSDFDVTKINPELITGANAVIREDDDLFEIISKAEARHKKRTVVTILNEKGEEEYGQLIVGYDKFTRITDISGSLYDFSGKLQKKMKNADVTDYGYGGGGDNITDARVKLADFGKKSYTYPYTVEFSYETKEKNMMFYPRWMPLSDSKTAVQHAQFIIKAPAGFKFRYKEYNGAPAVAKSKAADGADIYQWAVNNHTVPKITDFYPLPLLEYTPLVMVAPSDFEVQDYEGNFNSWADFGKFYHTLNAGRDVLPATTVAEIKSVVKDAKSDKEKVVLIYNWMQKRSRYVSIQLGIGGWQTIDATTVANKGYGDCKALSNFTVAALRQAGISAYVALIKAGDEALMKPDFPSSQFNHVIACAVVAKDTMWLECTSQTTTPNFMGTFTGSRHALLITPEGGKLVPTPVYKSHQNTRKSRANVSLDEVGNGKVEVHTLYAGLQQESRNSVFHNGNKEEQKKWLMNHINLPSLDLQQFELLEGRETEPTITEKLSLNVRNCATKTGTRLFIKPTLLSRPFDLPATTERTTDFYLPGSIYDFTDSDTVSYVIPANYKLETTLPSVQIKSVFGTYESKTVLENNKLVCARKVVMNGGRYNAKDFPAWIDFLKKVRKADRAQVVFVENKP; translated from the coding sequence ATGCGAACATTATTACTGAATGTATTTTTTGCCTGCGCAATTTCCTTTGTATCCCTGGCGCAAAGCGATTTTGATGTAACAAAAATAAATCCGGAGCTCATTACCGGGGCCAATGCCGTTATCCGTGAGGACGATGATTTGTTTGAAATTATATCAAAAGCAGAAGCCCGGCATAAAAAGCGAACGGTTGTAACGATTTTGAACGAAAAAGGGGAGGAAGAATACGGACAGCTGATCGTGGGCTATGACAAATTCACCAGGATCACCGACATCAGCGGAAGCCTTTATGATTTCAGCGGAAAGCTTCAAAAAAAGATGAAAAACGCAGACGTAACCGATTATGGCTACGGTGGAGGCGGGGACAACATTACGGATGCAAGGGTAAAACTGGCTGATTTCGGCAAAAAAAGTTATACATATCCCTATACGGTCGAGTTCAGTTATGAGACCAAGGAAAAAAACATGATGTTCTATCCGCGCTGGATGCCGTTATCGGACTCTAAAACGGCTGTTCAGCATGCGCAGTTCATTATTAAGGCGCCAGCCGGATTCAAGTTTCGTTATAAAGAATATAATGGTGCTCCGGCAGTAGCCAAATCCAAGGCGGCAGATGGGGCGGACATTTACCAGTGGGCTGTAAATAACCACACCGTTCCCAAGATCACGGACTTTTATCCGCTGCCGCTATTAGAGTACACCCCATTGGTGATGGTTGCCCCTTCCGATTTCGAAGTGCAGGATTATGAGGGAAATTTCAATAGCTGGGCTGATTTCGGAAAATTCTATCATACATTAAATGCTGGTCGCGACGTGCTGCCTGCCACAACGGTGGCCGAGATAAAATCGGTTGTGAAGGATGCAAAGTCGGATAAAGAAAAGGTTGTATTGATTTACAATTGGATGCAAAAGCGCTCGCGATACGTAAGTATTCAGCTCGGCATTGGCGGCTGGCAGACCATTGATGCGACGACGGTTGCGAACAAAGGATATGGCGACTGCAAAGCGCTGAGCAATTTCACCGTTGCTGCATTGCGCCAGGCAGGCATTTCCGCTTATGTGGCGCTCATTAAAGCAGGCGACGAAGCTTTGATGAAGCCCGATTTCCCAAGCAGTCAGTTCAACCACGTCATCGCCTGCGCCGTGGTCGCGAAAGACACGATGTGGCTCGAATGCACAAGCCAAACCACAACGCCCAACTTCATGGGCACATTCACAGGCAGCCGCCACGCATTGCTTATCACGCCTGAAGGCGGAAAACTGGTTCCTACGCCGGTATATAAATCACATCAGAACACAAGAAAGAGCCGCGCGAATGTGAGCCTGGATGAAGTAGGAAACGGAAAGGTGGAAGTGCATACACTATATGCAGGCTTGCAGCAGGAATCGCGTAACAGCGTTTTTCACAATGGCAACAAGGAAGAGCAAAAGAAGTGGCTGATGAACCACATTAACCTGCCGAGCCTGGATTTACAGCAATTTGAGCTCCTCGAAGGCCGTGAAACCGAGCCAACAATCACGGAAAAACTATCGCTGAATGTCCGCAACTGCGCTACCAAAACGGGAACACGCCTTTTCATCAAACCTACATTATTAAGCCGTCCGTTTGATTTGCCCGCCACCACAGAACGCACAACCGATTTCTATCTGCCTGGCTCCATTTACGACTTTACCGATTCTGACACAGTCTCCTACGTCATTCCAGCGAATTATAAGCTGGAAACAACGTTGCCGTCTGTTCAGATCAAATCGGTTTTTGGCACTTATGAATCGAAGACGGTTTTGGAAAATAACAAGCTTGTATGCGCACGGAAGGTCGTTATGAACGGTGGGCGCTACAACGCCAAGGATTTTCCAGCCTGGATCGATTTCCTCAAAAAGGTAAGGAAAGCAGACCGCGCCCAAGTGGTATTCGTCGAAAACAAACCTTGA